From a single Halodesulfovibrio marinisediminis DSM 17456 genomic region:
- a CDS encoding BCCT family transporter: MSQTKTINAATQRACSESSVSRICTTCFFGTLSLTLATCLPLLAYPTEGERVINALFTFITVQTGWLYMLAGLGSFALILWFAFGPLAHKRLGDTVEYSTFAWVGMLFCAGVGAGIMFGGAIDWAYYLAYPLGGAPAGSREAAEWSTAYGMFHWGPTCWAIYATLAVPIGYSYYVKKIPVLNISQACTGLLGDHVNNWPGKVIDILFMAGLIAGSATALGLGIPIVTAGVVAVTGVSHSFTLEIMVLIGVSLIFSATSYLGLKKGLSRLSEFNVYLALGLLLFVFITGPTLFLTEMTLSSLGLLISEFVRMATWMNPAKGSGFTQDWTVFYYAWFVAYAPFMSLFIAKISRGRTVRQVVLGPVLIASLGCGCFYLVFGNFGLHLQLTNQLDVVEMVKSVKGATVIMQIADFLPMAPLYKLIFATVTAISMATTFDAVSFALAATTTKELTPDEEPARWNRLFWALSLGLVPAGILLINGPLSVLQTASIVVGLPVLGVVWVGVISFFKEYQRTGWIDPR; encoded by the coding sequence ATGAGCCAGACAAAAACAATTAATGCTGCTACACAACGTGCATGCAGCGAATCTTCCGTCAGCAGAATTTGTACAACCTGCTTTTTCGGAACACTCTCTCTTACTCTTGCCACCTGCTTACCGCTTCTTGCCTACCCTACTGAAGGCGAGAGAGTCATTAACGCTCTATTCACGTTTATTACCGTACAGACTGGCTGGCTCTACATGCTGGCAGGCCTTGGTTCTTTCGCCCTTATCCTATGGTTCGCCTTCGGACCACTTGCTCACAAACGTCTTGGTGATACTGTGGAATATTCCACTTTTGCGTGGGTGGGTATGCTCTTTTGTGCAGGCGTTGGGGCAGGCATTATGTTCGGGGGGGCAATCGACTGGGCATACTACCTTGCTTATCCGCTGGGAGGTGCTCCTGCAGGATCACGCGAGGCCGCAGAATGGAGTACCGCCTACGGCATGTTCCACTGGGGACCTACCTGCTGGGCAATCTATGCAACACTGGCTGTACCTATCGGATACAGCTACTACGTGAAGAAAATTCCCGTCCTGAATATCTCGCAAGCCTGCACCGGCCTGCTCGGAGACCATGTGAACAACTGGCCGGGAAAGGTGATTGATATTCTCTTTATGGCAGGCCTGATCGCAGGTTCCGCAACCGCGCTCGGGTTGGGCATTCCTATTGTTACTGCCGGAGTTGTTGCGGTCACCGGAGTATCCCACTCTTTCACCCTTGAGATCATGGTTCTCATCGGTGTTTCACTTATTTTTTCAGCCACCTCGTATCTTGGTCTGAAGAAAGGCCTAAGCAGACTTTCCGAATTCAACGTATACCTCGCCCTCGGTCTGCTTCTGTTTGTATTCATTACAGGGCCAACACTGTTTCTTACTGAAATGACGTTATCTTCTCTCGGTCTGCTTATTTCCGAATTTGTACGGATGGCAACATGGATGAATCCAGCCAAAGGTTCAGGCTTTACGCAGGATTGGACTGTTTTCTACTATGCATGGTTTGTTGCCTATGCTCCGTTCATGAGCCTTTTCATTGCAAAGATTTCTCGCGGACGCACCGTACGTCAGGTGGTTCTCGGTCCAGTCCTAATTGCTTCCCTTGGCTGCGGCTGTTTCTATCTGGTCTTCGGCAACTTCGGCCTGCACCTTCAACTCACAAATCAACTTGATGTAGTGGAAATGGTTAAAAGCGTAAAAGGCGCCACCGTAATTATGCAAATTGCAGATTTCCTGCCTATGGCACCACTCTATAAGCTTATTTTCGCTACGGTAACAGCTATCTCCATGGCAACAACCTTTGATGCTGTATCTTTTGCACTGGCCGCAACAACTACAAAAGAACTGACACCGGACGAAGAACCTGCTCGCTGGAATCGCTTATTCTGGGCACTTTCTTTGGGACTTGTTCCTGCAGGCATATTACTTATCAACGGCCCTCTTTCCGTGCTGCAAACAGCATCCATTGTTGTGGGCTTACCGGTTCTTGGAGTCGTGTGGGTTGGCGTTATTTCTTTCTTTAAAGAATATCAACGTACCGGCTGGATAGATCCTCGATAA
- a CDS encoding molybdopterin-binding protein, whose amino-acid sequence MKTIHVTKAVGTVLCHDITRIVPDESKGAAFRRGHVITEEDIPALLDIGKEHLYVFDPEDGYIHEDDAASRIAHSAAGTGIKLTAPVEGKITFRAAYDGLVDIDTNLLLELNSLPDVVFSTIHTNQLVKKGRGIAGTRVIPLVVQDELIKKAEAILETQKPLIQIRPLAPRKVGLIITGSEVYNGRIEDKFGPVIHEKFKEYGSTIIGQRLVSDSQEMTVKAIHDFVQEGADFIVLTGGMSVDPDDQTPASIRASGAEVTTYGAPTFPGAMFMLAHLGDIPVIGLPGCVMYYKASIFDLIVPRILAGLNVTRDDIVALSHGGYCEACPECRYPVCGFGKGA is encoded by the coding sequence ATGAAAACAATCCATGTAACTAAAGCAGTCGGCACGGTTCTATGCCATGACATCACCCGCATTGTTCCTGATGAAAGCAAAGGCGCGGCCTTTCGCAGGGGCCATGTTATTACTGAAGAAGATATTCCTGCTTTGCTGGATATCGGTAAAGAACATCTTTATGTATTTGATCCAGAAGACGGATATATTCACGAAGATGATGCAGCATCACGTATTGCTCACTCAGCTGCGGGGACAGGCATTAAGCTGACGGCACCGGTTGAGGGTAAAATCACATTCCGTGCTGCATACGACGGGCTGGTGGATATTGATACTAACCTGCTCCTTGAACTCAACTCCCTGCCGGATGTCGTTTTCAGCACGATACACACCAACCAGCTTGTAAAAAAAGGCAGAGGTATTGCCGGAACCAGAGTTATTCCGCTTGTCGTACAGGATGAACTTATCAAGAAAGCTGAAGCGATTCTTGAAACTCAAAAACCACTCATTCAAATACGCCCTCTTGCTCCGCGCAAGGTAGGCTTAATTATTACAGGAAGCGAAGTTTACAACGGACGCATCGAAGACAAATTCGGCCCTGTTATTCATGAAAAATTCAAGGAATACGGAAGTACTATTATCGGACAACGCCTTGTGTCCGATTCTCAGGAAATGACCGTAAAGGCCATTCATGACTTTGTGCAAGAAGGGGCAGATTTTATTGTTCTTACAGGTGGCATGTCTGTAGACCCTGACGATCAAACTCCTGCGTCCATAAGGGCTTCCGGCGCTGAAGTCACCACCTATGGTGCTCCGACCTTCCCAGGTGCTATGTTCATGCTCGCACATCTTGGTGATATCCCCGTCATTGGACTTCCCGGATGCGTCATGTACTACAAGGCAAGCATTTTTGACCTCATCGTACCGCGCATCCTTGCAGGGCTTAACGTGACCCGTGATGACATTGTCGCCTTAAGTCACGGAGGCTACTGTGAGGCCTGTCCAGAATGTCGTTACCCTGTGTGCGGATTCGGAAAAGGGGCATAG
- a CDS encoding XdhC family aldehyde oxidoreductase maturation factor, whose translation MQHLFQSIINSLELGSPVVRASIMHSTGSTPRSSGAMMIIHSKGTTQGTIGGGLVEKQVTDHAPAIYNSQKSTVIDFDLTNTDAASAGMICGGKLSVFMDYLEPTAHNITLFTNALHLYNSGRNFSFTTERNAQGEVLSRDVSPRLNSACSKQNMQQSPPQHVIQRPASTFLTESIVAPTTLHFIGAGHVAQATARIAALSGFTVKVTDDRKEFANSERFPDASEIHVLPSLSQNLPIDPNTSDYLIIMTRGHLHDKDVLAQALSCSSPYIGMIGSKKKRAATYAALMKKGFSKEALERVHCPIGVSISAETPEEIAISILAEVIAHKAEKAREISGRT comes from the coding sequence GTGCAGCATCTTTTTCAATCTATCATCAACTCGCTTGAACTGGGATCTCCCGTAGTCCGTGCTTCCATAATGCACAGTACCGGTTCTACCCCACGATCATCTGGTGCAATGATGATTATTCATTCAAAAGGGACTACCCAAGGCACGATCGGCGGCGGACTTGTTGAAAAACAAGTAACTGACCATGCACCTGCTATTTATAATTCCCAAAAATCAACCGTAATAGACTTTGACCTCACCAATACAGATGCTGCTAGCGCCGGAATGATCTGCGGAGGTAAGCTTTCAGTATTTATGGACTATCTTGAGCCTACAGCACATAACATCACGCTGTTTACAAATGCCCTACACCTCTATAACTCTGGTAGAAATTTTTCCTTCACAACAGAACGCAATGCGCAAGGAGAAGTTCTTTCACGTGACGTTAGTCCCCGATTAAACTCAGCCTGTTCAAAACAGAACATGCAGCAGTCCCCACCGCAACACGTGATACAACGGCCTGCATCAACTTTCTTAACAGAGTCGATTGTTGCTCCAACAACTCTCCACTTTATCGGAGCAGGACATGTTGCACAGGCAACTGCACGTATTGCAGCGCTTTCCGGATTTACCGTAAAAGTCACAGACGACAGAAAAGAATTTGCAAACAGCGAACGCTTTCCTGATGCGAGTGAAATACATGTACTTCCTTCATTAAGCCAGAATCTCCCCATCGATCCAAACACATCCGATTACCTCATCATTATGACTCGCGGACATTTGCATGATAAAGACGTGCTCGCGCAAGCATTGTCATGCTCTAGTCCGTACATAGGAATGATCGGAAGCAAAAAGAAACGCGCTGCAACCTACGCGGCCCTTATGAAAAAAGGATTTTCAAAAGAAGCACTCGAACGAGTTCATTGTCCAATTGGAGTCTCCATCAGTGCTGAAACTCCGGAAGAAATAGCCATTAGCATCCTTGCAGAGGTGATTGCACACAAAGCTGAGAAAGCTCGTGAAATTTCTGGACGTACCTAA